A stretch of the Limnochordia bacterium genome encodes the following:
- a CDS encoding tetratricopeptide repeat protein encodes MRLLLRVLIVILGMTSSLQAQDTRQLFDQANELYQQGNFQEAAVCYEELAKVYPSANVYYNLGNAYYRQGKLGYAILNFERARRLAPRDQDIRYNLDYVRSLVPETSRWELGHIFGFFTPRELQVLLLVCYMIFLPLALLTRIRTRFMKTALAVLGVLILLSAVGLVYETESPPKGVVVIDETKAHFEPGLLGTVHFVLPEGAFVSIQKQREDWCLIQRQDRKRGWIPIDCLQRL; translated from the coding sequence ATGCGTCTACTCTTACGTGTGCTAATTGTGATTCTAGGGATGACCTCGTCTTTACAGGCCCAGGATACAAGGCAGTTGTTCGACCAGGCCAATGAGCTTTACCAGCAGGGAAACTTTCAGGAGGCAGCTGTCTGCTATGAGGAGCTAGCAAAGGTCTACCCTAGTGCCAACGTTTATTACAATCTTGGTAATGCCTATTACCGGCAGGGAAAGCTTGGATATGCCATTCTCAACTTCGAACGGGCCCGGCGGCTTGCTCCCCGGGATCAGGATATTAGATATAACCTGGATTACGTACGGTCCCTAGTGCCCGAGACTTCTCGGTGGGAACTCGGTCACATCTTCGGTTTTTTTACCCCCAGGGAATTGCAGGTCCTGTTACTTGTCTGCTACATGATTTTTCTACCCCTTGCTCTGCTTACCAGGATAAGGACTAGGTTCATGAAGACTGCTTTGGCTGTCCTTGGTGTGTTGATCCTGTTGTCTGCGGTTGGACTAGTCTATGAAACAGAAAGCCCCCCTAAGGGGGTAGTGGTGATCGATGAGACGAAGGCCCATTTCGAGCCAGGTCTTCTTGGTACTGTGCATTTTGTGTTGCCTGAGGGGGCCTTTGTCTCTATCCAGAAGCAGCGGGAGGACTGGTGCTTGATTCAACGACAGGATCGAAAACGAGGATGGATTCCAATAGATTGTCTCCAGCGGCTCTAG
- a CDS encoding PRK06851 family protein — protein sequence MYDESLIKHVFPGGNTSLGFHSFYDYIADDTFRRTWILKGGPGVGKSTFMRYIGEHFLKEGLPVEYHHCSSDNDSLDGVVIPKLKVALMDGTTPHHREPKYPGVVDVVLDFSRFWQEVALAKHRRAIIALRRQIQEAFTSAYRYLKAAAVLREDEAAYYRMIVNQDKLTKAKISLRERIFTGRAQPAGRTRHLFASGITPQGCVHYLSSVIGTSQQVYLVTGPPGSGKSALLADLAHTAASYQLAHEVYHCALMPQKLEHLVIPALNTAVVTSSPPHTYRPARFEEIRTERFLRRSLDANEAQDMEQSRRAYQRLLELAVRKIDGAKRLHHALEDHYIPHMDFQQVNALRDETLGKIKKLASV from the coding sequence TTGTATGATGAGAGCCTAATCAAGCATGTCTTCCCTGGCGGTAATACCTCCTTGGGGTTTCACTCTTTCTATGACTACATCGCCGATGATACCTTTCGCAGAACGTGGATACTAAAGGGAGGGCCAGGGGTCGGCAAGTCCACCTTCATGAGGTACATCGGTGAGCATTTTCTAAAAGAAGGCCTCCCTGTGGAATATCACCATTGCTCCTCGGATAATGACTCCCTCGATGGTGTCGTAATCCCGAAACTAAAGGTGGCCCTGATGGATGGTACAACACCCCACCACAGGGAACCAAAATATCCCGGCGTAGTAGATGTGGTCTTGGACTTTAGCCGTTTCTGGCAGGAGGTAGCCTTAGCTAAGCATCGTAGGGCCATTATTGCCCTCCGGCGACAAATTCAAGAAGCCTTCACAAGTGCATACCGGTACCTGAAAGCCGCTGCGGTGCTCAGGGAAGATGAGGCAGCTTATTACAGGATGATTGTAAATCAAGATAAGCTAACTAAAGCCAAGATCAGTCTGCGGGAAAGGATCTTCACGGGCAGAGCCCAGCCTGCGGGAAGGACACGACATCTTTTTGCCAGTGGCATCACTCCCCAGGGCTGTGTCCACTATCTTTCCAGCGTAATTGGTACATCGCAACAGGTCTATCTAGTCACTGGCCCGCCGGGTAGTGGCAAATCTGCGCTTCTAGCTGATCTAGCCCATACGGCGGCTTCTTATCAGTTGGCCCACGAAGTCTACCACTGTGCCCTGATGCCCCAAAAACTTGAGCATCTAGTCATCCCTGCCCTAAATACCGCCGTGGTTACCTCAAGCCCACCCCATACCTATCGCCCGGCGCGTTTTGAGGAAATTAGGACCGAAAGGTTCCTCCGTCGCAGCCTTGATGCAAATGAGGCACAGGATATGGAGCAAAGCCGCCGCGCATACCAACGTCTCTTAGAACTAGCCGTCAGAAAGATTGATGGGGCAAAACGCCTACATCATGCCCTAGAGGACCACTATATTCCCCATATGGACTTCCAGCAGGTTAATGCTTTGCGGGATGAGACCTTGGGTAAAATTAAGAAACTAGCATCAGTCTAG
- the dapF gene encoding diaminopimelate epimerase: protein MQLTFAKMRGLGNDFILLDWLDIQHSLNPSALALKLCHRHYGIGADGLMVLTTRGSCFQMRIFNPDGSEAEMCGNAIRCGGKYLWEQGYTRASSFSIDTLSGRKHLSLDIAGNKVRQITVDMGKPEFSPARIPVNLDGDSVIARPLPIDDHRSIPITCVNLGNPHCILFGDNDPCLLGPKIEYHSLFPARTNVEFVTVLGKNEIDVRVWERGVGETLACGSGACAGAIAAYLNDYTTRKVKVHLVSGTLNVHWQQDQHVYMTGPATLVFKGRIDC, encoded by the coding sequence ATGCAACTTACTTTTGCGAAAATGCGCGGATTAGGCAATGATTTTATTCTCCTGGACTGGTTGGACATTCAGCATAGTCTGAACCCATCAGCATTGGCTCTAAAGCTTTGTCACAGGCATTATGGCATCGGAGCCGATGGACTAATGGTATTGACCACCCGGGGTAGTTGTTTTCAGATGCGGATATTCAACCCCGATGGAAGTGAAGCTGAGATGTGCGGTAATGCCATCCGCTGTGGCGGTAAATACCTGTGGGAACAAGGATATACTAGAGCTAGTAGCTTCTCCATAGATACCCTATCAGGACGGAAACACCTGTCCTTAGACATCGCGGGAAACAAGGTAAGGCAGATCACAGTGGATATGGGCAAACCTGAGTTCTCTCCAGCAAGAATTCCCGTCAATCTAGATGGGGATTCTGTCATTGCTCGACCTCTACCCATTGATGACCACCGTTCAATACCAATTACCTGCGTGAATCTCGGAAATCCCCATTGTATCCTCTTCGGGGACAATGACCCTTGCCTTTTGGGACCAAAGATCGAGTACCACTCCCTATTCCCTGCGAGAACTAATGTTGAGTTTGTCACTGTCCTCGGTAAGAATGAAATTGACGTGCGGGTTTGGGAACGGGGTGTTGGGGAAACCCTAGCCTGCGGCTCCGGGGCCTGTGCTGGAGCGATTGCCGCTTACCTCAATGATTACACCACAAGAAAAGTAAAGGTGCATCTTGTCTCGGGTACCCTAAACGTTCACTGGCAGCAGGATCAGCATGTGTACATGACTGGTCCCGCCACATTGGTTTTCAAAGGGAGAATAGACTGCTAG
- a CDS encoding AAA family ATPase, with protein sequence MKKEILIGTGIAVVIFALVSGVDVTPLIAIGALLFILKYFLDVRGKEYQTVNVAENVGVTPHIGFDDIGGQEVAKREFIEALDFVKDASRCRKLGIRPIKGILLFGPPGTGKTLLAKAAATYTNAAFLAASGSEFVEMYAGVGAKRVRSLFQRARELAKKQTRKSAIIFVDEIEVLGGKRGRHTSHLEYDQTLNQLLVEMDGIRTDDEISLLVVAATNRVDLLDPALMRPGRFDRLVSVELPDKEGRLHILRIHTRGKPLAEGVDLAELAKETFGFSGAHLESLVNEAAINALRQKRNVIAMQDFREAIDKVMMGEKLDRKPAKAEKQRVAIHEVGHALVSELANPGSVSRVTIVPRGRALGYMRQTPTADQYLYTVEELQDQMAVALAGAVAEELILGSRSTGGTNDFEQAVNLAKRMIASGMSELGVIDMKDVPTDILHRTISSLIGQREDWVRKIIASYQGAVKEVASYLLNEETVDGMQFRSLIGLG encoded by the coding sequence ATGAAAAAAGAGATCTTAATCGGAACCGGGATTGCCGTAGTGATCTTTGCCCTAGTTTCAGGTGTTGATGTAACGCCACTGATTGCCATTGGCGCTTTGCTTTTTATTCTCAAGTACTTCCTTGATGTACGGGGAAAGGAATACCAGACAGTGAATGTCGCTGAGAATGTTGGCGTCACTCCCCACATTGGCTTCGACGATATCGGGGGTCAAGAGGTAGCCAAACGGGAATTCATTGAGGCCTTAGACTTCGTTAAAGACGCCTCCCGGTGTCGGAAGTTGGGGATTAGACCCATTAAGGGTATTCTTCTGTTTGGACCACCGGGTACGGGAAAGACTCTGCTGGCAAAAGCCGCAGCCACGTATACCAATGCTGCCTTCTTGGCTGCTTCGGGATCTGAATTTGTGGAGATGTATGCCGGAGTTGGCGCTAAACGGGTACGTAGCCTTTTCCAACGGGCCAGGGAACTAGCCAAAAAGCAAACGAGAAAAAGCGCAATTATCTTCGTGGATGAAATCGAAGTGTTGGGCGGAAAAAGAGGAAGACATACCAGTCATCTAGAATATGATCAGACGCTCAATCAGCTGTTGGTGGAGATGGATGGAATTAGGACCGATGATGAGATCTCCTTGCTGGTGGTGGCGGCTACAAACCGGGTGGATCTATTGGACCCTGCCCTGATGCGTCCGGGACGGTTTGACCGTTTGGTCAGTGTTGAGCTACCGGACAAAGAAGGAAGACTGCACATTCTCAGGATTCATACCCGGGGGAAGCCTTTGGCAGAAGGGGTGGACTTGGCGGAATTGGCCAAGGAGACCTTTGGGTTTTCGGGGGCTCATTTAGAAAGTTTGGTAAATGAAGCGGCGATCAATGCCCTGAGACAGAAAAGAAACGTGATCGCTATGCAGGATTTCCGGGAAGCTATCGATAAAGTAATGATGGGTGAAAAGCTAGACCGAAAACCGGCCAAGGCGGAAAAACAGCGGGTAGCAATCCATGAGGTTGGTCATGCTTTGGTTAGCGAATTGGCGAATCCCGGTTCTGTCTCCCGGGTAACCATTGTACCTAGGGGCAGAGCCCTTGGGTACATGAGGCAGACTCCCACCGCGGATCAGTATCTATATACCGTGGAGGAGCTGCAGGATCAGATGGCAGTGGCCCTAGCCGGTGCGGTAGCGGAGGAGTTAATCCTAGGAAGCAGATCAACTGGGGGAACAAATGACTTTGAGCAGGCTGTAAATCTGGCCAAGCGGATGATTGCCTCGGGTATGTCTGAACTTGGGGTTATCGATATGAAGGATGTACCTACAGATATTTTGCACCGGACGATAAGCTCATTGATCGGACAGCGAGAGGATTGGGTGCGTAAGATCATTGCTTCCTACCAAGGAGCAGTCAAGGAGGTCGCATCGTACCTTCTCAATGAAGAGACTGTGGATGGTATGCAGTTTCGAAGCCTCATTGGATTAGGCTAG
- a CDS encoding competence/damage-inducible protein A, with translation MKAEIVAIGTELLLGEIANTNAQYLSLKLAELGIDVYYHSTVGDNLVRIVDTLGRAAERADLVIVTGGLGPTEDDLTRQAVSMVSNCPLELSTKALGHLEQYFGQVCRPATKNNLRQAYFPTGSVLLDNPRGTALGFVLPTQRALFICLPGVPRELYVMFEQGLSYLRKRLEAEEQHVIESRVLKVCGIGESALEEQISDLVGLANPSVALYAKLGEVRIRITAKAGDKTQAQALIAPVENTVRQRLGTMVYGSGNDELEEVVGKMLLAKRQTLSIAESCTGGLVGHRLTNVSGSSGFLKASLVTYTNEAKNKLLGVPQEVLDQAGAVSEVTAKRMACGVRDLMQTDYGLAVTGIAGPLSDVSGKPVGLVYIAVVGERTIVEEHHFGGDREQIKYRSSQGALDLLRRQLLC, from the coding sequence TTGAAAGCGGAAATTGTGGCCATTGGTACGGAATTGCTCCTTGGGGAGATTGCCAATACAAATGCCCAGTATTTGTCCTTGAAACTGGCAGAGCTGGGCATCGATGTTTACTACCACAGTACCGTGGGAGATAATCTTGTAAGAATAGTCGATACCCTAGGAAGGGCCGCCGAACGAGCGGATCTGGTCATTGTGACCGGCGGTTTAGGGCCTACGGAAGATGATCTGACTAGGCAAGCTGTCTCCATGGTGAGCAATTGTCCCCTGGAGCTATCCACTAAGGCGTTAGGGCATCTTGAACAGTACTTTGGTCAGGTATGTAGACCAGCGACGAAGAATAACTTGCGCCAAGCCTATTTCCCCACAGGTAGTGTTCTGCTGGATAACCCTCGGGGCACTGCTTTGGGGTTTGTTTTACCTACACAGAGGGCCCTTTTTATCTGCTTACCCGGTGTGCCCCGGGAGCTTTATGTTATGTTTGAGCAAGGGCTATCCTATTTGCGCAAGCGCCTTGAGGCCGAGGAACAACATGTGATCGAATCCCGAGTCCTGAAGGTCTGCGGGATTGGAGAGTCGGCCTTAGAAGAACAAATATCTGACTTAGTGGGCCTGGCCAATCCCTCGGTGGCCTTGTATGCAAAACTTGGCGAAGTACGGATCCGGATTACCGCTAAGGCTGGTGACAAGACCCAGGCCCAGGCATTGATTGCACCGGTGGAAAATACGGTGAGACAACGCTTAGGGACCATGGTTTATGGTAGTGGGAACGATGAATTGGAGGAAGTTGTGGGGAAAATGCTGCTTGCGAAAAGACAGACCCTCAGTATTGCCGAGTCTTGTACCGGTGGACTTGTGGGACACCGGCTGACCAACGTTTCGGGTAGTTCTGGTTTCTTAAAGGCAAGTCTTGTGACCTATACAAACGAAGCAAAAAACAAACTACTCGGTGTTCCCCAGGAGGTCTTGGATCAGGCGGGAGCTGTGAGCGAGGTAACTGCTAAGAGGATGGCCTGTGGGGTGAGGGACCTGATGCAGACAGACTATGGTCTAGCAGTGACAGGCATTGCAGGACCTTTGAGTGATGTGAGTGGAAAACCTGTTGGATTAGTGTATATTGCGGTGGTGGGGGAGAGGACCATTGTTGAAGAACATCATTTTGGGGGCGACCGGGAGCAAATTAAGTATAGAAGTAGTCAAGGGGCATTAGATCTACTAAGGCGGCAGCTTCTATGCTAG
- a CDS encoding metallophosphoesterase family protein, with product MLGPGIGYSPKQGDLYRVILCAFLGALVLLNFYGGTTVTISPVKVLIQPKLALRGTTHIMLPPVGEISAVTHWIPVRLNIFLRHVDLSALEQLWQAGQLTEDKVFEILKGMKLSLVLLILQLTGIGALGGVLGLLVCGYRTIRHLKIGIILGLLTPVLLLGGVYLTYNVGAFNNPQYEGMIQGAPWMLSFIQENVNKVGEFSDQLQMVAGNLYTMFERMDELRVLSVPAGEVTLLHVSDLHNNPAALGFIQRIVDSFRVDAIIDTGDLTDLGTPLEAELLGQIRQFSVPYVFVPGNHETPEIRNRLRMMPNVQVVEDEAVQVAGLWIYGVLDPAAELSSPQPWTPNQLKTLLPQIAERMDAYEKIDILAVHNDWLAHNIVTEAQVTLCGHSHVFEVKEVEGQLIVNAGTTGAAGVRGFIVDEPVPYTVALLYFSPDEAGTLHLVAIDSVKVDVVGGGFSLQRHLVQTLFDQRVRSERGIAGLLSN from the coding sequence ATGCTAGGACCGGGAATTGGTTACTCACCCAAGCAGGGCGACCTGTACAGGGTGATTCTCTGCGCCTTTCTAGGTGCCCTTGTGTTGCTCAACTTCTACGGAGGGACCACGGTCACTATCAGTCCGGTAAAGGTCCTGATTCAGCCTAAATTGGCCCTGCGGGGAACAACCCACATCATGCTTCCTCCGGTGGGGGAGATTTCGGCAGTGACCCATTGGATACCGGTGAGGCTTAATATCTTTTTGCGCCATGTGGATCTGTCGGCATTGGAACAGTTGTGGCAGGCGGGCCAACTTACCGAGGATAAGGTGTTTGAGATCCTAAAGGGGATGAAACTTAGTCTAGTCCTGCTTATTTTGCAGCTGACTGGTATCGGTGCCCTGGGGGGAGTCTTGGGACTCTTAGTCTGCGGTTATCGTACAATTCGGCACCTGAAGATTGGAATTATCTTGGGACTGCTTACACCGGTGTTGCTTTTAGGTGGTGTCTATCTGACATATAATGTGGGAGCCTTCAATAATCCCCAGTATGAGGGGATGATTCAAGGGGCGCCTTGGATGCTCAGTTTCATCCAGGAGAATGTGAATAAGGTAGGAGAGTTCTCCGATCAGTTACAGATGGTAGCTGGCAATCTATATACCATGTTTGAACGAATGGATGAGTTGAGAGTCCTTAGTGTACCAGCGGGGGAAGTAACACTACTCCACGTATCGGATCTGCATAATAATCCGGCGGCCCTGGGTTTTATTCAACGGATTGTGGATAGTTTCCGAGTTGATGCTATAATTGATACAGGGGATTTGACCGACCTGGGGACCCCCTTGGAAGCTGAACTCCTTGGACAAATCAGGCAGTTCTCTGTTCCCTATGTGTTTGTTCCGGGGAACCATGAGACTCCTGAGATCAGAAATCGCCTGAGAATGATGCCAAACGTCCAGGTGGTAGAGGACGAAGCTGTCCAAGTGGCAGGACTCTGGATCTACGGTGTTTTGGATCCGGCAGCGGAGTTATCCTCACCGCAGCCTTGGACCCCTAACCAACTGAAGACTTTGCTACCGCAGATTGCAGAACGAATGGATGCTTATGAGAAAATAGATATCCTCGCGGTTCACAATGATTGGCTTGCCCATAATATTGTGACCGAAGCTCAAGTAACCCTTTGTGGGCATAGCCACGTTTTTGAAGTGAAAGAAGTAGAAGGACAGCTTATAGTCAACGCAGGCACCACGGGTGCTGCAGGGGTTAGGGGATTTATTGTCGATGAGCCTGTGCCGTATACGGTGGCTCTTTTATACTTCTCCCCCGATGAAGCAGGGACACTGCATCTTGTTGCTATTGATAGTGTAAAGGTTGATGTTGTGGGCGGTGGATTTTCCCTTCAAAGACATTTGGTACAGACGTTATTTGATCAACGGGTAAGGTCAGAAAGAGGGATAGCCGGGTTATTGTCGAATTAG
- the recA gene encoding recombinase RecA, whose protein sequence is MSEEKKKVLEKTVGNIERQFGKGSIMFLGEASTKPNPEYIIPSGSLALDVALGVGGIPRGRVIEVFGPESSGKTTLALHLMAEAQKKGGISAFIDAEHAQDPLYAQNLGVNLEELLVSQPDSAEQALEITEALVRSGAIDVVVIDSVAALAPRAELEGEMGDSHVGLQARLMSQALRKLSGAINKSKTAVVFTNQIREKVGVIFGNPEVTPGGRALKFYSSIRLDIRKIDNIKQGTDIMGNRIRVRVVKNKVAPPFKTAEFDIMYGTGISKEGDILDMSVELGIVEKSGAWYSCEDTRLGQGRENAKQFLRENPSLSLELENKVRQAHGLPSIEGEAVEAK, encoded by the coding sequence ATGTCTGAAGAGAAGAAGAAGGTTTTGGAGAAAACCGTCGGGAACATAGAAAGGCAGTTTGGCAAAGGCTCGATTATGTTTCTAGGCGAGGCATCGACCAAGCCAAATCCCGAATATATTATTCCTAGTGGCTCCTTGGCCTTGGACGTGGCCTTAGGAGTGGGGGGAATCCCCCGAGGCCGGGTAATCGAAGTATTTGGCCCTGAGTCCTCCGGTAAGACCACTTTGGCTTTGCATCTCATGGCTGAAGCCCAGAAAAAAGGTGGCATCTCAGCCTTTATTGATGCGGAGCATGCCCAAGATCCGCTTTATGCGCAGAATCTCGGGGTTAATCTGGAGGAGTTACTTGTGTCTCAGCCCGATTCGGCTGAACAAGCATTGGAGATTACCGAAGCACTGGTACGCAGCGGAGCTATTGATGTGGTTGTTATTGACTCGGTGGCCGCCCTGGCTCCTAGGGCGGAGCTAGAAGGGGAAATGGGAGATTCCCATGTGGGACTGCAGGCCCGGCTGATGTCTCAAGCTCTCCGAAAGCTTTCCGGTGCCATTAACAAGTCTAAGACCGCGGTGGTCTTTACCAACCAGATCCGGGAGAAGGTAGGGGTAATCTTTGGGAACCCGGAGGTGACACCGGGCGGGCGCGCCCTTAAGTTCTACTCCTCGATCAGACTTGATATTCGCAAGATAGATAATATCAAGCAGGGTACGGATATCATGGGGAATCGGATCCGGGTGCGAGTTGTGAAGAACAAAGTGGCACCACCTTTTAAAACGGCTGAGTTTGACATTATGTACGGGACCGGGATTTCTAAGGAAGGAGATATTCTGGATATGTCTGTGGAGCTTGGCATTGTGGAAAAAAGCGGCGCATGGTATTCCTGCGAAGATACCAGGCTGGGGCAGGGCAGGGAGAATGCCAAGCAATTCCTTAGGGAAAACCCCTCTTTGAGTCTGGAATTGGAGAATAAGGTTCGCCAGGCCCATGGACTGCCCTCTATTGAAGGCGAGGCAGTTGAAGCGAAGTAG
- a CDS encoding recombination regulator RecX, with protein MKRSSMEENVKAAKQLSIKLLGRREHSVYEVRAYLVRRGFVDDVIEEVIQWLLSYDYLNDARFAEELIRYRITRSGHGPRKIRWELGQKGVDSHLATRLLDELYSSEEEERQAALAAESWSRRTTKPSDPARLSRYLAGRGFSHETVRRIINERRD; from the coding sequence TTGAAGCGAAGTAGCATGGAGGAAAACGTAAAAGCGGCCAAGCAGCTTTCTATTAAGCTGCTTGGCAGACGAGAACACAGTGTCTATGAAGTAAGGGCCTATTTAGTCAGGCGTGGTTTTGTTGATGATGTCATCGAGGAAGTCATCCAATGGCTTCTCAGTTATGATTACCTCAATGATGCTCGATTCGCCGAAGAGTTAATCCGTTACCGGATCACTAGAAGCGGACATGGTCCCAGGAAGATTCGGTGGGAGTTGGGTCAAAAGGGTGTTGATTCGCATCTTGCTACACGCCTACTTGACGAGTTGTACTCCTCGGAAGAAGAGGAAAGACAGGCGGCGCTTGCCGCTGAGAGTTGGAGCAGGCGGACCACGAAGCCCTCAGATCCAGCACGCCTGTCTCGCTACCTAGCGGGAAGGGGTTTTTCCCATGAAACGGTGCGCCGCATCATTAATGAGCGGCGTGATTAG
- the rny gene encoding ribonuclease Y, whose translation MVRIIYVLYVIIGLVIGLFGGVVLREHLYRKRIGAVEDTAREILETATREAEAKKRELLLEAKEEIHKMRTELNAEERQRRHELQSLERRLVQREESIDRRSESIDKQESLVHSKLKAVENKESELERIIAAQRSELERIAQLTAEQAKQMLLTNLEEELIQERAALIRETEALVKEEAEKKAREIVGLAIQRCAADHTAETTVSVVTLPNDEMKGRIIGREGRNIRALETLTGIDLIIDDTPEAVILSGFDPIRREVARIGLEKLVADGRIHPARIEEMIEKAQQEVEQSIKEAGEQAAYEVGVRGLHPELIKLLGRLHYRTSYGQNVLRHSVEVAQLAALMADELGLDGRLARRAGLLHDIGKAVDHETEGTHVELGVSLLRRYKESEDVIHAVACHHGDHEASLVEAVLVAAADSISASRPGARRETLEAYIRRLEKLEEIADSFSGVDKAYAISAGREVRIMVKPEKVSDDESTIMVREIVKKIESELEYPGQIKVTVIRETRAVDYAK comes from the coding sequence GTGGTCAGGATTATTTATGTACTTTATGTAATTATCGGACTTGTGATCGGGTTGTTTGGCGGTGTCGTGTTACGCGAACACCTATACAGGAAGAGGATCGGTGCTGTTGAGGATACAGCCCGTGAAATACTAGAGACGGCCACTAGGGAGGCAGAGGCAAAGAAACGGGAACTACTCCTGGAAGCCAAAGAAGAGATTCACAAAATGCGGACCGAGCTCAACGCCGAGGAGCGGCAAAGGCGTCATGAGTTGCAGAGCCTGGAGCGGCGCCTTGTTCAAAGAGAGGAATCCATAGATCGACGTAGTGAATCCATTGACAAACAGGAAAGCCTTGTGCACAGTAAGCTGAAAGCTGTGGAGAACAAGGAGAGCGAGCTTGAGAGGATCATTGCCGCTCAACGGTCGGAGCTAGAGCGCATTGCTCAGTTGACCGCAGAGCAGGCCAAGCAAATGCTGCTGACAAACCTGGAGGAGGAACTAATCCAAGAGCGGGCCGCCCTGATCCGGGAAACAGAGGCACTGGTTAAGGAAGAAGCTGAGAAAAAGGCCAGAGAGATTGTTGGTCTTGCCATTCAACGTTGTGCCGCAGATCATACTGCGGAAACAACGGTTTCTGTTGTGACTTTGCCCAACGATGAGATGAAAGGACGCATCATTGGCCGTGAAGGTCGTAATATCCGGGCGTTGGAGACCCTAACTGGAATCGATCTGATAATCGACGATACTCCGGAGGCGGTGATTCTATCCGGCTTCGATCCCATTCGACGGGAAGTTGCCCGCATTGGGTTGGAAAAACTGGTGGCGGATGGTCGGATTCACCCCGCGCGGATCGAGGAAATGATTGAGAAGGCCCAGCAAGAGGTGGAACAGTCCATTAAGGAAGCCGGCGAACAGGCTGCCTACGAAGTAGGAGTAAGGGGATTACATCCTGAACTGATTAAGCTGCTCGGACGGTTGCACTACCGTACCAGTTACGGGCAAAATGTACTACGTCATTCGGTGGAAGTGGCCCAACTAGCGGCCCTAATGGCCGATGAGCTTGGCTTGGACGGGCGTTTAGCCCGGCGTGCTGGCCTGCTCCATGATATTGGTAAGGCTGTTGATCATGAGACCGAAGGCACCCACGTGGAACTGGGGGTTTCTTTGCTACGACGGTATAAAGAATCCGAGGACGTGATCCATGCGGTGGCCTGTCACCACGGGGATCATGAGGCTAGTTTGGTGGAAGCTGTGCTGGTGGCTGCAGCGGATAGTATTTCCGCTTCTCGTCCCGGCGCCCGCAGAGAAACCTTGGAGGCGTATATCCGCCGCTTAGAGAAGCTAGAAGAGATTGCCGACTCCTTTTCCGGTGTGGATAAGGCCTATGCGATTTCCGCAGGGAGGGAAGTCCGTATTATGGTGAAGCCTGAAAAGGTTTCTGATGATGAGTCGACAATCATGGTTAGGGAGATCGTTAAGAAAATTGAGTCCGAATTGGAATACCCAGGACAGATTAAGGTCACGGTAATCAGGGAGACCAGAGCCGTGGACTATGCTAAGTAG
- a CDS encoding TIGR00282 family metallophosphoesterase, with product MNNTVNLLLVGDIVGKSGRRAITRFLKQVCGEYEIDFVIANGENAAGGMGLTQDVACELFGRGVHVLTSGNHIWDKKDIYGLIDEEPRLLRPANYPPGVPGLGLGFYVLGDYHIGVINLLGRVFIHDLDCPFRCVDALLEEAKAKTNIIVVDFHGEATAEKCAMGWYLDGRVSAVFGTHTHVQTNDARILPGGTAYISDVGMCGARDGVLGFTVDPIIGKFKSGLPTRFEVAKGSLLFCALVVRINPETGLAESTTTISLTED from the coding sequence GTGAACAATACTGTTAATCTGCTGCTTGTAGGTGATATTGTCGGCAAATCGGGGCGGCGGGCGATTACGAGGTTCTTGAAGCAAGTCTGTGGCGAATACGAGATAGACTTTGTCATCGCCAACGGTGAAAACGCCGCTGGTGGTATGGGCCTGACTCAAGATGTAGCCTGTGAGCTTTTTGGCCGGGGCGTCCATGTTCTAACTAGCGGAAACCATATTTGGGACAAGAAAGATATATACGGGCTGATTGATGAGGAGCCCCGCCTGCTACGCCCGGCTAATTACCCGCCGGGTGTTCCTGGACTGGGGCTTGGTTTTTATGTCCTAGGTGATTACCATATCGGGGTGATCAACCTGTTAGGACGGGTGTTTATTCATGATCTGGATTGTCCTTTTCGCTGTGTGGACGCCCTGTTAGAAGAGGCAAAGGCAAAGACGAATATTATCGTGGTTGATTTCCATGGGGAAGCGACCGCAGAAAAATGTGCCATGGGTTGGTATCTGGATGGCCGAGTAAGCGCCGTTTTTGGGACCCATACCCATGTGCAGACAAATGATGCCCGGATTCTACCCGGTGGTACTGCCTATATTAGCGATGTGGGTATGTGCGGGGCCCGGGATGGGGTCCTTGGATTTACCGTTGACCCCATTATTGGCAAGTTTAAGTCCGGGTTACCGACTCGGTTTGAAGTGGCCAAGGGCAGTTTGCTGTTTTGTGCCCTAGTGGTACGAATAAACCCCGAAACCGGTCTTGCAGAGAGTACGACAACAATCTCCCTTACCGAGGACTAG